In a genomic window of Physeter macrocephalus isolate SW-GA chromosome 14, ASM283717v5, whole genome shotgun sequence:
- the LOC112064367 gene encoding LOW QUALITY PROTEIN: meiosis-specific protein MEI4-like (The sequence of the model RefSeq protein was modified relative to this genomic sequence to represent the inferred CDS: inserted 2 bases in 1 codon; substituted 1 base at 1 genomic stop codon): MDDQAWYLRTSKLALALAIIHSKPADKSSREYTEHLARMLSGQESKWRAKVKALEAEVLQLRQKLLLSRICSGSFESGGPSSQLQAXEPRNSENTSTLLEDSGCGLSNDQKTEPSEMTEHSGESCISTPFPPLSIVNRPCAPLEXSLSSHMQFLQHLLGLKTLTESESLKTDLSHFENASSTVSDSVFQLLDGLITFYQEPKLPCSSFWIEAVDTLARLISDCNLSNHILKKCSKKLEEFEKTLLQVILRNSHINRVQVQHYVSQSLVTLGSCSLLRKSIISLLLSEVNSFADDLSAINQVQASYNVTRYENIFSVFWVLEQLLQKETEEGNASRIEHEDQEIKKFLQKHDETILQLSDAFPLFTFYLWRLGTLLNSVEIGTVENNSHP; this comes from the exons ATGGATGATCAAGCATGGTATTTGAGAACTTCAAAGCTGGCTCTGGCCTTGGCAATTATCCACTCAAAACCAGCAGACAAAAGCAGCAGAGAATACACAGAGCATCTTGCAAGGATGCTGTCTGGGCAGGAATCAAAGTGGAGAGCAAAAGTCAAAGCCTTGGAAGCTGAAGTTCTGCAATTACGTCAAAAACTTCTTCTGAGCAGGATTTGTTCAGGATCATTTGAGAGTGGAGGTCCATCTTCCCAGTTGCAGGCTTAGGAACCTAGAAATTCTGAAAACACTTCGACTCTGCTGGAAGATTCTGGGTGCGGTTTATCAAATGATCAGAAAACTGAACCTTCAGAGATGACCGAGCATTCTGGGGAGAGCTGCAtctccacccccttcccaccACTGTCCATTGTGAACAGACCTTGTGCTCCTCTGGA AAGCCTGTCTTCTCACATGCAGTTCTTGCAACATCTGCTTGGATTGAAGACCTTGACCGAGTCAGAGAGTCTGAAAACAGACTTAAGCCACTTTGAAAACGCCTCTTCCACAGTATCCGATTCTGTTTTTCAGTTGCTGGATGGCTTGATCACTTTTTACCAAGAACCCAAACTTCCTTGTTCAAGCTTTTGGATCGAAGCTGTGGATACTTTAGCTAGACTGATCAGTGATTGTAACTTATCTAATCATATTCTTAAAAAGTGTTCCAAGAagttggaagaatttgagaagaccCTGCTACAGGTTATTTTAAGGAACAGCCATATCAATCGGGTTCAGGTGCAGCATTATGTCTCTCAGAGTCTGGTAACCCTGGGAAGTTGCAGCTTGTTGAGAAAATCTATAATATCTCTGCTTCTGTCAGAAGTAAACAGCTTCGCTGATGATCTGAGTGCCATCAATCAGGTGCAAGCCAGTTACAATGTGACAcgttatgaaaatattttctctgtgttctggGTTCTGGAACAACTACTTCAGAAGGAAACCGAAGAAGGCAACGCTTCAAGAATAGAGCATGAGGACCAAGAAATCAAGAAATTTCTTCAGAAGCATGATGAAACTATTTTGCAACTCTCTGATgcatttcctttatttactttttatttatggaGACTGGGCACTCTCTTGAACTCAGTAGAGATAGGAACTGTTGAAAATAACTCACATCCTTAG